A window of Kineococcus sp. NBC_00420 genomic DNA:
TCGAACACTGGCCGACCTGGTCCCCGCAGATCACCTCGGTGACCGCGTCGGCGGACCGCATCGCCACCGGGGTCACCGGCACCGTCCGCTCGGGTCCGCTGAAGATCCCCTTCACCGTCCTCGCCGTCGACGAGGACGCCCGCACGTGGACGTGGCGCGCTGCGGGCATGACCCTCGACCACGGGGTCCTCGACCTCCCGGGCGGGTGCGGCACGACACTGCGGGCTCCCGCCCCCTATCGGCCGGTCGCCTGGCCGGCGCTGTGGCGGCTAACTCACCGACAACAACCGGGACACCGTCTCCACCGGTGACCGCCGACCCTCCAGCACCGCCACCACGTCCCGCACGAACGGCAGGTCCGGGTCGCGCCGCAGCAGCGCGGGCGCCGTGGCCACCCCCTCGGCGGTCCCGCCGGCCCGCCCCACTGCCTCCGCCAGCGGCAGACCCTGCCCCAACGCGACGCCCACCCGGTGGTTGCGGGACAACGTCGACGTGCTGGTCGCCACCAGGTCCCCGGCGCCGGCGAGTCCCAGGAACGTCTCCAACCGCCCGCCCAGGCGGCTCCCCAGCGACGCGGTCTCGGTCAACCCCAACGTCGTCACCGCGGCCCGGGCGTTCGCGCCCAGCCCGGCCCCCTCGACCATCCCGACGGCCAGCGCGACGACGTTCTTGAACGCGCCCGCCACGTCGACACCGATGACGTCGGTCAGCGGGTGGGCGTGGAAGGCGGGTGTGCTGCACCAGCCGGCCACCCGCGCGGCGACGGCCGGATCGGCGCAGGCCACGACCGTCGCGGCGGGTTGCCCGCGGGCGATCTCGAGGGCCAGGTTCGGACCGGACAACGCCAGGACGTGCACCGGGTCCAGGACGTCGGCGACGACCTCGGAACCGAACAACCCGGTCGCCGTCTCGACGCCCTTGGCGAGGTTCACGACGGGAACCCGGGGCAACTCCGGGAGCCACTCGAGGAGCCAGGACCGCAACTGCTGCAACGGAACCGCCAGCACCACCAACGACGCCCCGGCGACGACCTCGGCGACGGAGGAACTCGCCCGGATCCGGGGGGACAGCGCGATCCCCGGCAGGTACTCCTGGTTGGCCCCCGACCTGCGGATCCGCTCGGCGAGTTCCGGCCGCCGGCACCACAACCCCACGCTGGTGGCGTTGGTCGCGAGGATCCCGGCGACGGTCGTCCCCCACGCTCCGGACCCGAGGACGGCGACATGCATCCGCGTCACGCTACGCCCGCCGCGTCTCCCACAACGCCACCGCGCTCGCGGCGGCCACGTTGAGGCTGTCCACCCGCGGATCCATCGGGATCTGGACCACCACGTCGGCCCCGGACACCGCCCGCCGGCTCAGCCCGTCGCCCTCCGTCCCCAGCAGCAACGCCAACCGGTCCGGCGCGGCGAAGGAACCGAGGTCGACGGAGTCGTCCGACAGCGCCAGCGCCGCGACGGTGAACCCCGCCTCGCGCAGCAGTGTGAGGTCCCCCGGCCAGGAGCCGGCCCGGGCCCAGGGCAGGTGCAGGACGGTACCCATCGACACCCGCACGCTGCGCCGGTACAGCGGGTCCGCGCAGCGCGGACTGACGACCACCCCGTCCACGCCGAACGCGGCCACGGACCGGAAGATCGCGCCGATGTTGGTGTGGTCGACGATGTCCTCGAGCACCACGAGCCGCGACGGGCCCGCAGGCAGCGAGGCCAGCAACGAGGCCACCGACCGGACCGGGGGCCGTTGCATGGACGCGATGGCCCCGCGGTGCAGGTCCACCCCGGTCAGCTCGGCGAACGCCTCCACCGGGGCCACGAACACCGTCGCGTCCTCGGGCAGCACGTTCACGAGGTCGGAGTAGCGGGCCTCGGAGAGCAGGAACGAGCGCGGCACGTGTCCCGCGGCCAGCGCCCGGCGGATCACCTCGACGCCCTCGGCGAGGAACAACCCCTCCGCCGGTTCACGGCGTGCGCGCAGCTGCACGTCCTTGAGGTGGGTGTAGTCACGCAGGAAACCCGCGTGCTGCGGATCGGTGAGGTCTTCCAACACGATCCGCGGCACGCGGGCAAACTACCGGACGCGGTGCTCAGAGGCGGAAACGACCCACCAGCGCGCGCAGCTGCTCCGACACACCCGACACCTCATCCGCGGCGGTCCGGGTCGCCACGACCGAACGATCCGTGGCGTCCGTCGCCGCCGACACCCCGTCGATGCCGGAGGTGATGCGCTCCGCACCGTGGGCGGCGTCACCGATGGAACGCGACATCTCCGACGTCGTCGCGGTCTGCTCCTCCACCGCCGAGGCGATGGTCGTCTGCAGGTCGTTGATCCGCGCGATGACCTCGCTGATCGAGGAGATCGCCGTCACCGCACCGGTCGTGTCGGACTGGATCGTCGCGACCCGCTTGGAGATGTCCTCCGTCGCCCGGGCCGTCTGCTGGGCGAGTTCCTTCACCTCACCGGCCACCACGGCGAACCCCTTGCCCATCTCACCCGCCCGCGCCGCCTCGATCGTCGCGTTCAGCGCCAGCAGGTTCGTCTGCTCCGCGATCGCGGTGATGACCTTCACGACGTTGCCGATCTCCGCGGAACTCTCCCCGAGGCGGGCGACGGTCGCGGTGGTGTCCTCCGCGACCTGAACCGCGTGCGCCGCAACCCCGGTGGCCTCCGCGGCGGAGGCGGAGATCTCACGGATCGCCGCACCCATCTGCTCCGAACCCGCCGAGACGGCCTGCAGGTTCGTCGACACCGAGGAGATGTCACCCGAGACCGAGCGCACCTCCGACCCCGCCCGGTCGGAGGCCACGGCGGACTCCGACGACGCCTGGGCCAGGGCCCGCGAGGAACGTCCCAGGCTCTCCGCGCCGGCGGCGACGGAGGAGAACTCCTGACGCAGCCGGGCGATGGCGTGGTCGAGAGCAGCGGCCATCCGGCCCAGCTCGTCGCCCCGCTGGATGCCGGAGGAGACGGTCAGGTCGCCCTGGTCCAGGGCCTCGGCGACCGCAGCGATCCGGTTGGCATCACCGCGCACCCGGCGCACGACGTGCGTCGTGACAGCGATGCAGACGGCGAACCCGCCCGCGAGCAGGAGCAGGGTGGTCAGCAACGCGGTGCGGGCCCGGTGCTGACTCTCGGTCACGACCGCCTCGACGGAGGCGGAGGCGTGCTCGAGCAGCACCTTGGCGTCCTTGCGGAACGCCGTCTGCGCGGTGTTGTAGGCCGCCGCCGCCGCACGGCTCGCGTCGTCCTTCGCGGTGAGGAGCGCACCGCCCTGCGTCGTCATCGTCGACAGCTGGGTCGCGAGGTCGGCGGACAGTTCGGCGTCGGAGCCGCTGGTGAGTCCCTGGAGCTTCGTCACCGCGGCGGCGCGGTCGGTGGTGGCCGTCTGCAGGTCCGGGGCCAACGTCGAGGCGCCGGGCAGGAACTGGACGCTGAGGGCGAGCGTGCTGACCTGCTCGTTGAGCAGTTCCACCGAGTGGACGGTGTCCAGGCGGACGAGCGCGTCGTCACGCAACCGCTGGAACTGGTCGGCCTGCCCCTGCGCGGTCACCGCACCGGTCACCCCGAGGGCGAGGGCCACCACGCCCATGCACCCTGCCGCCCCGACGATGCCAGAGGTCAGGGAACCACCCTTGCGCGGGGAACCCGCCATCACAACCGCCCACCTTCACCTGGCGCCCACCTGACGCCTCCACCGGGTTCATCGGCGGTTCGGGCGTTCGGGTGAAGCGTTTCGGCTCAGCCCGCGACGGGCGTCGGGACGACGCCGTTGGCGCTGGCGTCCAGCTCGCGCCGCGGTGACGGCGGCAGATCGATGACCTCCCGCACCTCCGGGTTCGGGCGACCCAGCAGGAAGCCCTGCGCGGCATCGCACCCGAGACGGCGCAGCGCTTCCAGCTGTTCGTGCGATTCCACACCCTCGGCGACGACACCGACGCCCATGTTCTTGGCCATGCCGATGATGCCGGCGACGACGGCCTCGTCCTGACGGTGCCGGCCGAGGCCGGCGATGAAGTGCCGGTCGACCTTCACGTGGTCGATGGGCATCGACTGCAGGTGCTTCAGCGAGGACACCCCGGCGCCGAAGTCGTCGACGGCGATGCGGACCCCCATCATCCGCAGCGCGTGCAGGGTCGAGAAACCCGCGTTCGCGTCGGCGACGAGGAGGTCCTCGCTCACCTCGACGAGGAGCGCGTTGCCCGCCGGACCGGTCGGTTGGTTGGCAGCCACGGCGTCGAGGAGTTCCGCGTTCGCCAGCTGCCGACGGGACACGTTCACCGCGATCGTCAGCTGGCAGTCCTCGATCGTGGAGTACCACTCCTCGAGGGTCCGCCACGCCTCGGCGATGACCCACTTCCCGATCTCGATGATCAGCCCGCTGCGTTCCGCCACGGGAACGAAGTCGATGGGCTGCAACAGACCTCGTCGCGGGTGCTGCCAGCGCAGCAACGCCTCGACCCCCTGCACGTGACCGTCGCGCAGGTCGATGATCGGCTGGTAGTGCAGCCGCAGCTGTCCCTGTTCGACGGCGAGAGCGAGGTCGTCCTCGGTCTGCATGGCGTCGACGGCCTGGGCCTGCATGCGTTCGTCGAAGAGTTCCGACCGCGCCTTGCCGCCCTCCTTCGCCCGGTACAGCGCGGCGTCGGCGCGGCGCAGCAGCTTCGACGCGTCGGCCTCGTCGCGGGCCAGGGCGATCCCGACGCTGGGCGTGATATTGAGCTTGTGGCCCTCGCCGAAGTCGATCGGGCGGTCGGAGATGGAACTCACGACGCGGTCGGCGATGCGGCTCGCGTTGAGCTCGTCGGTCAGGTCCTCGCAGAGGACGGCGAACTCGTCCCCCCCGAACCGGGCGACGGTGTCCTCGGGACGGACGGCGGTCCGCAACCGCTGCGACACCTCGACGAGGACGATGTCCCCGACGGCGTGGCCGTGGGTGTCGTTGACCGTCTTGAACCCGTCGAGGTCGAGGTAGAGGACGGCGCAGGTCTTGGAACCACGACGGGCCAGCGCGTGCTGCAGCCGGTCGGTGAACAACTGCCGGTTGCCGAGGTCGGTCAGCGGGTCGTGCAGGGCCTGGCGCATGGCGGCGTCGAGCTCCACCTGCCGGCTGCGTCCCTCGGTGTCGAGGCGGTTCGCGGTCTGCAGGGAGAGCACGAGCAGCAGGGCTGCGGCCACGATCCCGCCGGCGAGCGCCGTGAGGAGTCCGGAGAGGGTGGGTAGTCCGTCGACGGCGACCTGCACGAGGGCGACGACGCCGACGACGACGAGGGGGGAGACGACGGCCCACGGGACGACGCGGGTGCGTACGTCGTCTCCGGCCAGGTGCCGGGCCGACCAGGGCCAACGGCTCATCCTGCGTTCCTCCCCTTGTCCGGGCTTGAGGCACTTAACTGCACATCGTCACGGGTCGAACACGTTCTGTCTACTTCACCCGGTTGGCCGCGTCCTGTCGAGCCAGCCCGATCGGCCCTGCAGTCACCCGTACGGGTGCAGTTCAGGAGGGCAGGGGGGCGTAGCGCTGCTCGGGTCGGCCCGTCGCTCCGTAGCGCAGCCGCAGCGCGAGTCGGCCCTCGCCGTCGAGGGCGGCGAGGTGGCGCTGGGCGGTGGCGCGAGAGATGCCGGTGGCGGCGGCGACCTCGGCGGCCGAGAGGGGTTCAGCGGCCTCGGCCAGGGCCCGCAGCACGAGGTCGCGGGTCGCGCCCGCGGCGACGCTGGCGTTCTTGGCCGCGCCGGCCTCGGCGTGCAGGGCGCGCAGGGCGGCGTCGGCGAGGTCCTGGTCCAGCGGTTGGGCGTGCTCGACGGCCGTGGCGAGCACCCGCC
This region includes:
- a CDS encoding methyl-accepting chemotaxis protein, whose amino-acid sequence is MAGSPRKGGSLTSGIVGAAGCMGVVALALGVTGAVTAQGQADQFQRLRDDALVRLDTVHSVELLNEQVSTLALSVQFLPGASTLAPDLQTATTDRAAAVTKLQGLTSGSDAELSADLATQLSTMTTQGGALLTAKDDASRAAAAAYNTAQTAFRKDAKVLLEHASASVEAVVTESQHRARTALLTTLLLLAGGFAVCIAVTTHVVRRVRGDANRIAAVAEALDQGDLTVSSGIQRGDELGRMAAALDHAIARLRQEFSSVAAGAESLGRSSRALAQASSESAVASDRAGSEVRSVSGDISSVSTNLQAVSAGSEQMGAAIREISASAAEATGVAAHAVQVAEDTTATVARLGESSAEIGNVVKVITAIAEQTNLLALNATIEAARAGEMGKGFAVVAGEVKELAQQTARATEDISKRVATIQSDTTGAVTAISSISEVIARINDLQTTIASAVEEQTATTSEMSRSIGDAAHGAERITSGIDGVSAATDATDRSVVATRTAADEVSGVSEQLRALVGRFRL
- a CDS encoding NAD(P)H-dependent glycerol-3-phosphate dehydrogenase translates to MHVAVLGSGAWGTTVAGILATNATSVGLWCRRPELAERIRRSGANQEYLPGIALSPRIRASSSVAEVVAGASLVVLAVPLQQLRSWLLEWLPELPRVPVVNLAKGVETATGLFGSEVVADVLDPVHVLALSGPNLALEIARGQPAATVVACADPAVAARVAGWCSTPAFHAHPLTDVIGVDVAGAFKNVVALAVGMVEGAGLGANARAAVTTLGLTETASLGSRLGGRLETFLGLAGAGDLVATSTSTLSRNHRVGVALGQGLPLAEAVGRAGGTAEGVATAPALLRRDPDLPFVRDVVAVLEGRRSPVETVSRLLSVS
- a CDS encoding TrmH family RNA methyltransferase; this encodes MPRIVLEDLTDPQHAGFLRDYTHLKDVQLRARREPAEGLFLAEGVEVIRRALAAGHVPRSFLLSEARYSDLVNVLPEDATVFVAPVEAFAELTGVDLHRGAIASMQRPPVRSVASLLASLPAGPSRLVVLEDIVDHTNIGAIFRSVAAFGVDGVVVSPRCADPLYRRSVRVSMGTVLHLPWARAGSWPGDLTLLREAGFTVAALALSDDSVDLGSFAAPDRLALLLGTEGDGLSRRAVSGADVVVQIPMDPRVDSLNVAAASAVALWETRRA
- a CDS encoding SRPBCC family protein — encoded protein: MRGPRSAADVWEDYARIEHWPTWSPQITSVTASADRIATGVTGTVRSGPLKIPFTVLAVDEDARTWTWRAAGMTLDHGVLDLPGGCGTTLRAPAPYRPVAWPALWRLTHRQQPGHRLHR
- a CDS encoding putative bifunctional diguanylate cyclase/phosphodiesterase gives rise to the protein MSRWPWSARHLAGDDVRTRVVPWAVVSPLVVVGVVALVQVAVDGLPTLSGLLTALAGGIVAAALLLVLSLQTANRLDTEGRSRQVELDAAMRQALHDPLTDLGNRQLFTDRLQHALARRGSKTCAVLYLDLDGFKTVNDTHGHAVGDIVLVEVSQRLRTAVRPEDTVARFGGDEFAVLCEDLTDELNASRIADRVVSSISDRPIDFGEGHKLNITPSVGIALARDEADASKLLRRADAALYRAKEGGKARSELFDERMQAQAVDAMQTEDDLALAVEQGQLRLHYQPIIDLRDGHVQGVEALLRWQHPRRGLLQPIDFVPVAERSGLIIEIGKWVIAEAWRTLEEWYSTIEDCQLTIAVNVSRRQLANAELLDAVAANQPTGPAGNALLVEVSEDLLVADANAGFSTLHALRMMGVRIAVDDFGAGVSSLKHLQSMPIDHVKVDRHFIAGLGRHRQDEAVVAGIIGMAKNMGVGVVAEGVESHEQLEALRRLGCDAAQGFLLGRPNPEVREVIDLPPSPRRELDASANGVVPTPVAG